From a region of the Panicum virgatum strain AP13 chromosome 2K, P.virgatum_v5, whole genome shotgun sequence genome:
- the LOC120695531 gene encoding predicted GPI-anchored protein 58 produces MRAVALAASPRQSASAEIRSGTAPTTAAAKRSGADEVFLGRAPRAEEGGGRGWPTPPATPNPNPLLSSPRLPAPPAAASLPPSLAPRLPAAATSPLLSGSPPPPFLSISALCLPRNPALTHRPRSPWQGQAPPARERDPSSASASPPPPYLDYHLAGSPAVLLFPSVAACAAASPPTSSLCRLHRELRPPALGTPSSVAALGLLCCAAGARAAGLHAWHPLRRRKLRSPALGTPSVAVQGLLHCAAKARVLLGPAEQTHGANAGLDIAVSLLKPIKEQFPILSYADFYQEFVAVEVTGGPEVLFQAGLVTPEGSRL; encoded by the exons ATGAGGGCCGTGGCGTTGGCGGCGTCCCCGCGGCAGAGCGCGAGCGCAGAGATCAGGTCTGGGACGGCGCCGACGACGGCCGCGGCGAAGAGATCCGGGGCCGACGAGGTGTTCCTGGGCAGGGCGCCGCGCGCCGAGGAGGGCGGTGGGCGGGGTTGGCCTA CCCCTCCCGCAACACCCAACCCTaaccccctcctctcctccccgcgGCTGCccgctcctcccgccgccgcctccctccctccctcccttgctcctcggctccccgccgccgccacctcccctctcctctccggctccccgccgccgccctttctCTCCATCTCTGCTCTCTGCCTGCCCCGCAATCCCGCGCTCACCCACCGCCCCCGCTCCCCATGGCAAGGCCAAGCCCCGCCCGCGAGAGAGCGAGatccctcctccgcctccgcctccccgccgccgccctacctTGACTACCACCTGGCGGGCTCCCCCGCAGTGCTCCTCTTCCCATCCGTCGCCGCCTGTGCCGCTGCCTCGCCACCCACTTCCTCCTTGTGTCGCCTCCACCGGGAGCTGCGACCCCCCGCACTCGGCACCCCCTCCTCCGTCGCGGCACTGGGCCTCCTCTGTTGTGCCGCCGGTGCCCGAGCCGCGGGTCTGCACGCTTggcaccccctccgccgccgcaagctGCGGTCCCCCGCACTCGGCACCCCCTCAGTTGCGGTACAGGGCCTCCTCCACTGCGCCGCCAAGGCCCGAGTGCTGCTGGGGCCTGCCGAGCAGACGCACGGAGCCAACGCCGGTCTCGACATCGCCGTCAGTCTGCTAAAGCCCATCAAGGAGCAGTTCCCCATCCTATCCTATGCTGATTTCTACCAG GAGTTCGTGGCCGTTGAGGTCACCGGCGGCCCTGAGGTCCTCTTCCAGGCAG GACTGGTGACTCCCGAGGGTTCGCGTTTGTGA
- the LOC120695530 gene encoding cysteine-rich receptor-like protein kinase 10: MHGRRDACVPSLAHVLLVAAALMIPFAAAQPWQACDSQSGNYSAGSTYADNLLRLVSILRANASNSPALFASGSAGAGADAVYGLVLCRGDVSASDCFDCGTRAAEDVQRVCNRTRDAALVYNQCYVRFAAADFLASPDNTGMVPLISGTSIPSGVDAVAYVGAVARLLNATARYAAENSVPSSPLPRLYFATGQLVGLDPRVPNIWSMAQCAGDLSPAQCLRCLDDLVMLWWKSGSLPNGEGARLAGSRCNLRSELGDKFYTGTPMVKLQMNGDAAVPSPSTDVVPATVGGQYYSSTPD; this comes from the coding sequence ATGCACGGTCGTCGCGACGCCTGCGTCCCTTCCCTAGCACATGTACTGctcgtcgcggcggcgctgatGATCCCTTTCGCTGCCGCGCAGCCGTGGCAGGCCTGCGACAGCCAGAGCGGCAACTACTCCGCGGGCAGCACCTACGCGGACAACCTCCTGCGGCTCGTCTCcatcctccgcgccaacgcctCCAACTCGCCCGCGCTCTTCGCGTCgggctccgccggcgccggcgcggacgCCGTCTACGGCCTCGTGCTCTGCCGCGGCGACGTCAGCGCGTCCGACTGCTTCGACTGCGGCACCCGCGCCGCCGAGGACGTGCAGCGGGTCTGCAACCGCACCCGCGACGCCGCGCTCGTCTACAACCAGTGCTACGtccgcttcgccgccgccgacttcCTCGCCTCGCCCGACAACACCGGCATGGTGCCCCTCATCAGCGGCACCAGCATCCCCAGCGGCGTCGACGCCGTGGCCTACGTCGGCGCGGTCGCGAGACTTCTCAACGCCACCGCCCGGTACGCGGCGGAGAACTCGGtcccgtcgtcgccgctgccgaggtTGTACTTCGCCACGGGGCAGCTGGTGGGGCTCGACCCGCGGGTGCCCAACATCTGGTCCATGGCGCAGTGCGCGGGAGACCTGTCGCCGGCGCAGTGCCTGCGTTGCCTCGATGATCTGGTGATGCTGTGGTGGAAGAGTGGGTCATTGCCCAACGGGGAGGGCGCGAGGCTCGCCGGCTCGCGCTGCAACCTCAGGTCCGAGCTCGGGGACAAGTTCTACACCGGCACTCCGATGGTGAAGCTACAGATGAACGGTGACGCGGCCGTTCCGTCGCCGTCTACGGATGTTGTGCCGGCCACTGTAGGAGGTCAGTACTACTCATCCACTCCAGATTAA
- the LOC120695529 gene encoding cysteine-rich receptor-like protein kinase 10 has translation MAPPLAARVPVLALLAAVAAMAPLAAAQPWPTCDSQSGNYSAGSTYADNLLRLVSVLRANASNSPALFASGSAGAGADAVYGLVLCRGDVSASDCFDCGTRAGEDVQRVCNRTGDAALVYNQCYVRVAGADFLASSNNTGMVALISSTSIPSGVDVAAYVGAVARLLNATARYAVENSVPSSPRRYFATGQLVGLDPLWSMVQCSGDLSPAQCLRCLQDLVMLWWNGNGFLHNEVAARLAGSRCNLRSELGDRFYTGAPMVKLQMNGDAAVPAPSTDVVPATVGGGSLVEE, from the coding sequence ATGGCTcctccgctcgccgcccgcGTCCCTGTCCtagcgctgctcgccgccgtcgcggcgatGGCGCCCCTCGCGGCCGCGCAGCCGTGGCCGACCTGCGACAGCCAGAGCGGCAACTACTCCGCGGGCAGCACCTACGCGGACAACCTCCTGCGGCTCGTCTccgtcctccgcgccaacgcctCCAACTCGCCCGCGCTCTTCGCGTCGGGCTCCGCGGGAGCCGGCGCGGACGCCGTCTACGGCCTCGTGCTCTGCCGCGGCGACGTCAGCGCATCCGACTGCTTCGACTGCGGCACCCGCGCCGGCGAGGATGTGCAGCGGGTCTGCAACCGCACCGGCGACGCCGCGCTCGTCTACAACCAGTGCTACGtccgcgtcgccggcgccgactTCCTCGCCTCGTCCAACAACACCGGCATGGTGGCCCTCATCAGCAGCACCAGCATCCCCAGcggcgtcgacgtcgccgcctaCGTCGGCGCGGTCGCGAGGCTTCTCAACGCCACCGCCCGGTACGCGGTGGAGAACTCGGTCCCGTCGTCGCCGAGGAGGTACTTCGCCACGGGGCAGCTGGTGGGGCTTGACCCGCTCTGGTCCATGGTGCAGTGTTCGGGGGACCTGTCGCCGGCGCAGTGCCTGCGTTGCCTCCAAGATCTGGTGATGCTGTGGTGGAACGGGAATGGGTTCTTGCACAACGAGGTGGCCGCGAGGCTCGCCGGTTCGCGCTGCAACCTGAGGTCCGAGCTCGGGGACAGGTTCTACACCGGCGCTCCGATGGTGAAGTTGCAGATGAACGGTGACGCCGCCGTTCCGGCGCCGTCTACAGATGTTGTGCCGGCCACTGTAGGAG